In Candidatus Deferrimicrobiaceae bacterium, the genomic stretch AGATCGGTGGCGTCGACCAGCGTTCCCTGGCGCTTCTTTCCGGCGATCTGGCGGACCAGGTCGCGAAGCTCCCGGACGTTTCCGGGCCACGGATACCCGGTCAGAGCGGTCAGCGCCGCCTGGCTGAACCCCTGGAGCGGCTTCTTGCGTTCCCGGTTGGCCTCGAACAGGAAATGGTGGAGAAGCAGCGGGATGTCCTCGACGCGTTCCCGGAGCGGCGGCACCGCGATCGTGCCGGGAGCGAACGCCGCGCGAAGCTCGGGTCCCAGCGCGGCCTCGGGCGGGCGCGTGCCGGTGCAGGAGCAGGACGCCACCAGCCGGACGTCGATTTCCACGGATTGGGCACCCCCGATCGGGCGAACGGCGCGGGTGGATAGAAACTCGAGAATCCGCCCCTGGACCCGGAGGGAGGCCTCGCCTGCGTCCGCGAGGTACAGCGTGCCGCGGTTGGCCATCTCGATCTTGCCTGCCGCGGGCAGCAGCGCCTGCTGCCAGGCGCCGGCCGCATGTCCGAACAGCTCGTCCTCGAGCATCTCTTCCTGTTTTCCCGCGCAATAAACCGCCACGAACAACCCGCCCGCCCGCGCGCTCTGGGCATGGATCACCCGCGCCGCGAGGGTGCGTCCCGCGCCTCGCTCGCCCGTCAGAAGCACCGGGGTGTCGGTGTCGGCAAGCCGGGTGATGGCGGCGACCATCTCTTGCATCGGGGCGCTGGTGCCGACCATGGCCTGGATCTGGTACTCTCCCCGGAACTCGGACTTGAGGAACTGGTTTTCGCGGCGAAGCTGCCGGTGCGCGTAGGCCTTCTCGACGAGGTTGACCACTTCCTGTCCCTTGAACGGTTTCATCAGGTAGTGGAAGGCGCCCGCGCGCATCGCCTCGATGGCGTTGTCGACCGTCGCGTACCCGGTCATCATGACGACCTCGGCATCGGACTGGATCTTCCGGGCGATCCGGAGCACCTCGAGGCCGTCGGGCCCGGGCATCTTGAGGTCGGTCAGGATGACGTCGAAACGCTCGCGTTCGATCAGCTCGATGGCCTCGGTGCCGGAGGAGGCCTTCCGGACATCGCAGCCGCTCGGCGCGAAGAAATCGCCCAGCAGGTCGAGCAGCTGGGGCTCGTCGTCGACGATCAGGAGGCGCATGGGGGTATTCATGGGCGGGTCATTTCCTCCGGAGCGTCCACCAGACCGCGACGCCGCCGGCGGCAAGAATGAGGACGAGGGAGGCGATCTCGAGGTCGCGATACCTGGACCGGCTGGCCTTTTCGACCGCCCGGCGCTGCTCGAACGCCGCAGGCGAGGAGGCGTCGAGGTTGTCGGGCACGGGGAGCGGAGCCGCGGATGCGGTTAGGGCGAAACCCAGCATCAGGACCGCCGGCGCGGTCCTGAACGCGTGACGGAGCAGCAATGGGCGCGTCTTGGAGGGAACAGGGACCATTGGGTATGCTTATACCACGAAACGGAGCGGCGTGCGGCAGGCCGCGCACCGGTTGCCTGAGAGGCCCGAGGCGTCGATCCGGTAGCCCTGGCGTCGGACGACGGTCTCGCCGCAGGCGGGGCATCGGGTGTCGGAGGCTCCGGACAGGTCGATGTTGCCCGCGTAGACGTATCGAAGTCGTGCTGAGGCGATCCGGAGGGCCGATTCGAGCCGCCCGGGCGGCGTCGGGGGGGCCGTCATCCGGTGCATCGGGAAGTAGCGGGAGAAGTGGAGGGGGATCTCCGGGTCGACGGACTCGACGAAGTCGACCACCTTCCGGATGTCGGCGTCGGAATCGTTTTCGCCGGTGACCAGGAGCGTCGTCAGCTCGACGTGGGTCGCCTTCGAGGCCATGCGGATCGTTTCGAGCACCGGCTCGAGCGTTCCCCCGCAGATGCGCCGGTAGAACTCCGGCTTCATGGACTTCAGGTCGATGTTCATCGCGTCCATGAGCGGCAGCAGCTCGGAAAGCGGTTCAGGATTGATGTAGCCGTTGGTCACGAGGACGTTGACCAGCCCGACCTCGCGGAAGGCGCGCCCGCAATCGCGCAGGAACTCGAAGCCGATCGTCGGCTCGTTGTAGGTG encodes the following:
- a CDS encoding sigma-54 dependent transcriptional regulator, whose translation is MNTPMRLLIVDDEPQLLDLLGDFFAPSGCDVRKASSGTEAIELIERERFDVILTDLKMPGPDGLEVLRIARKIQSDAEVVMMTGYATVDNAIEAMRAGAFHYLMKPFKGQEVVNLVEKAYAHRQLRRENQFLKSEFRGEYQIQAMVGTSAPMQEMVAAITRLADTDTPVLLTGERGAGRTLAARVIHAQSARAGGLFVAVYCAGKQEEMLEDELFGHAAGAWQQALLPAAGKIEMANRGTLYLADAGEASLRVQGRILEFLSTRAVRPIGGAQSVEIDVRLVASCSCTGTRPPEAALGPELRAAFAPGTIAVPPLRERVEDIPLLLHHFLFEANRERKKPLQGFSQAALTALTGYPWPGNVRELRDLVRQIAGKKRQGTLVDATDLPTDIFYGRRRKQTVDASPAASPPDLLLQAIEGIEKPMVLQALALAGGDRREAAAILNIDLPAFEELALRHKIDV
- the amrS gene encoding AmmeMemoRadiSam system radical SAM enzyme, with translation MINSRSDTEAPVASWWQPEGDAVRCTLCPHRCRIPDGKHGICGVRFNAGGTLRAETWGKVSAVAVDPIEKKPLFHFHPGRPILSVGSVGCNFRCAFCQNAHLVDGKAPLETVGIGDLIRAARVEESVGIAYTYNEPTIGFEFLRDCGRAFREVGLVNVLVTNGYINPEPLSELLPLMDAMNIDLKSMKPEFYRRICGGTLEPVLETIRMASKATHVELTTLLVTGENDSDADIRKVVDFVESVDPEIPLHFSRYFPMHRMTAPPTPPGRLESALRIASARLRYVYAGNIDLSGASDTRCPACGETVVRRQGYRIDASGLSGNRCAACRTPLRFVV